gcctctcgggttgagtcttgtaacagtaacccatggatcatctctgttccttacccgggggtacttgatataacaaacctgtaacatttagaaaaattataaattaatacacatgatgatgaatcattctgaataattaacatttaattacctgatcggcctgagaagcaagaatgaaaggatcataatattgcagctttcgcctcgaatttactgatgtaacaccaaatgcatctgttctcacacctcgatctggagtgttgtcgtgccaatcacaatagaaaacagtacagcgcaatccaaccatgcccaaatacttgatttccaaaatctcatgtatgtgtccgtagtatacatcatctcctgatgcagaacaaacgccagcatcataagtcgtactcgaacgtctcctcttctgagttgtgaatgcatatcctcgagtacaaaatctcggatatgacttcacaacaaagtttggtccaacgaccatctcacgtatccaatcgtcaaatgtttcacctctggccaaaccagcagacacctattaatagcacatatatatatgttatatcaataaatgtgaattagtataaatatgtgataaaatatattttaatttgtttaaagcactcacataagtaaacatccatccagtaaattctctctgcttcatttcttctagttcgtcctctgtggcgtatctatactcgaaccgcttttctgccatgaaaatcctgtatatgatgacaataatgtaattaattaagatttaaatttcaacttgttaaaataaaaatttgtaagctcatttatttacctctcatattgaagaacgtcttcgcagttggtgagcaaatatgtttgcaaatgactgcgctcctgctcagtaagtcgacggtcctttggttttccgctaagtcgtccaacgtctgtgaaaatgtctggaaccgtaacatgatatgttgcccgttcgcctctatcatcatgccgagcaggtcttctgtttttggtctgaacttctgctggaaagtagtactcggcaaagtttgaagtttcttcattgatcatctgtgcgactatagaaccttccaccctacttaaatttttcaccatcttcttcaaatggaacatataccgctcatacagatacatccatctatactgcacaggaccaccaagttccaattctcttgccaggtgaataacaagatgctccataacatcaaaaaatgagggaggaaatatcttctcaaggttgcactgaatcacggctatgttagtcttcaaattttcaataccttcaagagtcactgatctcgtgcataaatcgcggaagaaaccacttatccctgcaattgcttcatgaacatttcgtggtaatagttccttgaaggcgaacggaaggaggcgctgcatcattacatggcaatcgtggcttttcaagccagtaaactttccttcctttctgtcgatacagttacgcaaatttgatgcgtaaccgtctggaaattccacatcgtttgaaatccaatcaaagaacgcatcttttccctctgcatcaagtcggtatatgggaaaaggagccctaccattctcatcaacatgaagttctgaacgagcacatatatcgactaaatccagtcttgacttcaaattatcctttgttttaccttgaacattaaggatcgtgttcatgagattgtcaaaaaagttcttctcaatatgcatgacatctaaattatgccttagcagatgatcctcccagtatggcagatcccagaaaatactttttttgtgccagttatgtagttctccaacagcatctaccggaaaacgctcatgtccaccgacgtctggcgtcctttctgcaccaaaatctcttagttgtatcttcaaatctttcccacaaatttccggaggtggactgtcaaacaccctcttgttcttcgtaaacaaattcctactcctacgatatggatgatcaggtggtaggaatctcctgtgacagtcaaaccaacacgttttccttccgtgttttagttggaaagcatcagtgttatcttgacaatatggacatgatagccttccatgcgttgtccatccagacaacataccatatgctggaaaatcacttattgtccacattagtactgcccgcatttgaaagttttctttacacgaaacatcgtatgtttcagcaccttgagcccatagttgttgcaactcatatattagtggctgaagaaacacatcaagtgatctcttaggatgctctggtccgggaacgagaatcgagagaaacaaaaactctcgtcgcaagcacaagtttgggggtaggttgtatggtgtaagaatgacgggccatagagaatactgtcttccactcttgccaaacggactgaaaccatcagtacataatccaaggtagacatttcttctctcatacgcaaagtcgggatactttgattggaaatgcttccacgcttttgcatctgaaggatgtctgatctcaccatctgttgagtgctccgcatgccatctcattggttgcgctgtgcgttcagacagatacaacctctgcaacctttccgtcaaaggtaaataccacatccttttatatggcactggaactcttccactcgtatctttataacgaggctttccacaaaatttgcatgtaacccgctgttcatccgccctccaataaatcatgcagttgtcgctgcatacatctattacctgatacgataaaccaagaccagctacgagtttctgaacctcgtagtatgaaccaggagctacattatcctcgggtagaataccttttacaaaatcagcaatcgcatccacacagtcttcagccaaattataatctgttttaatgcccatcaatcttgtagcagatgataaagctgaatgaccatctctgcaaccttcgtacaatggttgctttccagcatccaacatatcataaaatctcctagcttgtgcattgggtaaatcttcccctctaaaatgatcatttaccatctgctcagtacctacaccataatctacatccgttctaattggttcttctaatctaaccgctggctgaggttcgctagtactaccatgttcataatcagtttccccatgatgataccaaattttgtaacttcgtgtaaacccactcaaatatagatgagtccaaacatcccactctttaataacctttctatttttacaattagagcaaggacatcttaacatacctgtttttgcttccggttgtcggtgaactaaccccatgaattcggttatacctcgttggtattcttccgtaagcaatctcgtgttcggatccaaatgaggtcgatcgatccaagaacgaaaataatttgaagaagacatattttttatgaatcaaattcgtatgtaaatagagtaagagggaggatgaagatatgaagtgaatgaagaggaagaggagtgcttgtatttatagtttaaatcctgccgacagaccgaggaaattccgacggaaaaggctagttcgtcggaatttcctcggaattttgtaaaatccctcaacggctctccaacggctataatatttcctcggaattcatcggttttttccgaggaacacatttttcctcggaatttcctcggaatattccgacggattgatatttcctcggaattccgtcggtatattccgaggaaattccgaggaaacccaattttgtgtttcctcggaaattcctcggaaattcctcggtatattctgaggatttcattttccgtcggaatgtccgtcagaataccgctgttttcttgtagtgtatgatAGATGGGGGTCACGTGCCCCCagctaatttttaaatttctctTTGCAATCAGctcaaatttttgatttttaaagttaattgGCTCAAATCTCATGATAATTCCccaactaatttaaattatttaggaGTGCCCCCGATTAAAAGTTCTTCTAGATGCGCCATGTACTTCGAGGAAGGcaactatttataaaaataaaaggtatcttaaaaaaaaaaactttaagcacatgacattataaaaaaatagtattaatcCATATAACCAGAATAGTATTTTAATAACGCTTAGAAGTTGTTTACTTAATGATAATGTGAAAACAAGTCTCGTGCTCCGGTGTCTTACATCCAACTATAGGAAACAATGGAGTGGCCCATATTTAAattcggggggggggggggggggggggggggggggggggggggttcgTTTGTTTATTAACGTTGGTCCGATTGCTGATAGAATTTGTAGTTATTACATGCAAACATTTTGCATATTGCGTTACATACAATATAGTGGTGGTGCCTGCTTTTTGTAACTGGGAAATGTTATTGATGGACGTTTAATGTgatcattttaaatattcttataaaatatgtaatttacTCTGATCTGGTAAGCTATGCTTTTTAGAttcataactttttttgttacttaaagaaaaaagaaacttgaTATACAAGGCAGTTGCGCAAAACATTTATAGATAAAAAGTGACAGCGTCGGTAGGCTAGCGAATTGCATGGCACGTAGTCTTTCACTTTCGTGCAGTATGATGACGACATTAAAATATGGGCCTTTGGAGAGTATAGAGTCCATACATGATACATCGCAAGATAATCAAAAGATTTCATTTAGGCTGCTGAGCTCATTactacgttttttttttggtaaaaatgttttaagtttatttaCCATTTTCAAGTTTTCGACAGAACAACATAGAAACTAGAAAAGACATACTGAAATTAACTAAGAACAAGGACTACAACAAGACAACAGAAACTAAAAACAATAGGGAACCTAAACCATGCAAAAGATCAACCACGGAGCATTGCCTCAACTGAAGGGAGAGGAAGCAAGAAACACCAATTGCAGCCGTTGGAGGGAAGAGAGTGCTTTAAGCCTGTGAGCACGGACCCGATAGATTTGGCCCATTCCCGGTGCCCACCTCAATATAGATGAGCAACTAACCCACACAAACCTCCAAACCGGGGATGTTAACTTAAACACAAACAGTCAGATTGTTAATTTGTAAATTATGTAACACTGCTTGATTTTCCATCAATCCTAAGACCATTCCGatcaaataaatattgttagtttcGTCGCTGTCTCACCGCTCACGGTATAATGCATGACAAATGAATAATAATTCAAGTGcatattatctaaaaatcatGTATTTGGCTACATATATCGTGGACAGGTGCATAATAACTTTAGACCATCGTCTTTGAAAGTTTCTAGTGAAATTTCTTCtcgagaaaatttgaaaaagagagaaaagaaagagtTCCTCTACTGATAAGCTACTGCGCCAAagtcataaaaatataattttttgtttgcttttttttttgtttgctttaaataaatatagaatgTTGTGtatcttttattaaaataaatataaatactatttttgaaaaaactgGTAGAGTTTCCcgaagtttttttatttatttatcaaacgTTGGAATCTGTCATCATGATAAGTTAATTATTCTCTTTAGAGCATCATTAATGCAGTTTCTAAGATGGGGTTTTAAGCGAAAGAAGGCATTTAagtaaatcaaaaagaaaagaaataaggATAACCGTTCCTTAATTAAGCGTTTTTAGAACCGATCGTAAAGGGGACTCTTATTACACGTGTCGGCTTttgtgattcttttttttttcctttcttcccCCAAATCGATTTGCGATGGCCGACGAAGATTTCCAGTCTCGCGTCGAGAGGATCTTCGGAGCTCTCGCCTTCTCCCACTCCACGTCTTCTACTACCTCCACGTCTTCTGCGCCGCCGCTGCGGCAAACGCAATCGGGCTCGGTGTGGTCTCTCTCCGGCGCAGAAGTGGAGAACAGGAGTGGAAGCGAGAGCAGCTCGCTTCGTACGATAGGGAAGAGATGCCTTGTGCGTCATCGTTCGACGAGATTCTGAGGCAACAGAGGATCTCGAGCACTGATCGGAAGGAGGGTGAGGAAGGTGGTGATGAGGATTTTGgtgatgaggatgatgattgGAGCATAAGAGCATCCATGGGCCTTGACCGTACTCTCGATGATGAGGTATAATCAATTATTCTTTAAATTGTTTTGGTTAGGTAACGATTGTGCAAGTTAGGAAACGCTTGAGTAAAACTAGGGAACAATTGAATTCATATGTATTCATATCATTAGTCTGGAAGATCGTTAGGTTTTGTAGTACGTGAACTTTCAATACAATGATCTTGATATGAACCTTTGTTCACACATGAAGAATTAAAAGATTTAGACTAAAGTTCATATCagtttgaattaattttaatcTCCAAGAGAGATTTAGCTTAGTGTTAAGAGAAATGGTAGCCTAAATTTTCTAGTTCTTTTGCAAATTAAAAGGTTCGTATCAGTTTCCaattgaaagttcttgaattttcaatttttattgttAACATTCGTAGGCTTAGTAGGAGAGCATCTCGTTTTCTTTGATACCGAGCATTGTTTCTATACATTTTgttgtgaaacaattttttttaattcataaacCGCTGAAACAATTCTTCACGGCTTGAAATATTTACTTCTTGACGCTGGACGAAGAAGATGAGTATGATAAGGTCGCACTAGGAAAAGAGGATGGTGGTAAAGGCGTGTCTATGGAAGATGCCATTTCGAGGCCTTGTGGTGTGCGGATTCGGGACCCTCGTGCTAATCATGCTGCTGCAAAAATGAGGTTGAAGGAAGATGAACTCGAGGCCAACAAGTAAGGTTTTCTTGTTTATGTTTCTTCTTATTGAGTAAGTGAACTTCTTCGAttcttctaaaaaaaataatttttttaaagaactcTTAATTAAGAAACTACGATTTTTTAAGAACTCTTAATTAAGAAATTACCATTGGACCACTCAAAATGGGAGTTTCTTAACTAGAGTTCTTAAATCCACTTAAgtacatttatataattaaataatcattaagaAACTCAAGTGGGTTTCatgggataatcatgctcttagttgATTTGGTCCCTAAAATATGGTTCCAAAGTAACAGAAAATTGATGGAGTTGGGAAATGTCACATCTAGAAGATGTAGATTTTGGGTTCTTCCGGTATTGTGCactaagagcatctttatccaaGAATACTAGACGGGTTCTTAGCGTGTGGATCCCGCCTAGgacctatttttttttaagaaaccggtTACCAAAACTACCAAATAGTAGTCGGTCCTTAAGGGTTTTTTACACTGTTCGCGGGCTCCACTGACATGTGACGGTCCGCGATtagttcatttttatttttattttttctaaattcgaaaaagtaaaaaaaaaaaaaattaaaaaaccccAAATAGGGTTTgtgggataatgatgctctaataaAATGGAACTAGTTAGTGAATAATAATGAGACAACCACCTTTTTCCTTAACAAAATGCTTATTGCATCTAGAAGGTCAACTAGATGTGACATAAGCGAATAGATCTGATTAGAAGATCGTTATCGAGTTAAgtaataaattatgaaaaaaggATCTTAACGTCGTTATTACCCTATCAGCTTGAATATTTCCGGACGGCTAAAACAATTGCCCTATCATCTGTGGACACAATACGAATCTTTTGGAAGAGTGTAAATACTAAATAGCTGTGTTTCTAAAAGAATAAAGCAAACTACATTAAAGACTAAGCTGAAAGTTTGTGCAACATCTTGAATCTTGATCAACTATGAACAATCTATTTTAAGTCTACACTATCTATGACTATAACCATGATTGGCAAGGCTCAAATCATAACTTATGTACTTTTCACACTTTGCATCTACTAAATCCAAAGTGTCATCCCAGTAAAATGTATAGTCTTGTggatatagaatttataaatttaaaaatagaaatatactacatacttttttggtaaaaatatactaaatactTTATactaatacaatttttttttataacacaaTGTAATTTTACTACAAACAACACGAATTATTCAATATTACAATGGAACATTAGTTGAGAAATACGATTACAAAACGTCTAAAACGCTAGTATAATGACAAAACACCgattattattatgttacaatGGAATACAAGTTGAGAAAACACCCATCCAATGGGAATAAAAACTTTGGAAAATGACAGAGTTTCAAACACAAAAGAGTTTAAAAAACCCTACGCACCACGTGCCAAGTCCCTGTCACGTCCCAAAAACCGTTGACACTCCTCCGTGACCCTGCAAAGCGACTCGTGCGCCGAACCACCACCATCGCTGCTCAAAGACATCTCCGCATTGTCTCTCAGCTTCTTCACTATCCTTCTCATCTCCTCACCTTCCTCTTCCACCATTACCTTCCTCAAAATCGCCTCAATCTCTGTCCTAGTAGTTGCCTCCTTCAAACTATCCGCTCGGACGGCGATCCCGAGTTCGTCGCTGAGCAAAACCGCGTTCATAAACTGGTCGGCAAAAAGTGGCCACGCGATCATCGGCACGCCGCTAACGACGCTTTCTAGCGTCGAGTTCCAACCGCAATGAGTCAAAAACCCGCCAACGGCCCTGTGGGCCAAAACTTCAGCTTGTGGGGCCCATGATGGGACCACGAGACCTCTATCGCTAGTACGTGTCACGAACCCTTCCGGTAGATATTCTGGGGTGCTGTCTTTGGTTCCGCCGCTGTTTACTGATAAATACGCGCCGCAAGACAAGCCGTCTACCGGCGGTCGAACCACCCAAACGAACCGTTGCTGGCTCTGCTCGAGTCCCCAGGCTAGTTCGGTTAACAGTTTAGCCGTTAGAGAACCGCCACTTCCGAAGGAAATGTAGAGAACCGACTCATCTGGTTGATTGTTCAACCAATCCAAAATCGGGTGAACGGTTTTCGATGATTCTACCGGTCTGCACAACGGACCGATCGGGTAAACGGGTACACGAGCGAACCGGCCCAAAAGTTTCGGGTCTTGAAGGGATTTCAATGATTTAGGCTCCATCTCATCCCATGTGTTGACCAAAATGCCATCTGCTTTTGGGTAAGCTAGACAGTGACGAACAAAATCCTGGTACAACGGTTCGTCCGGAACCAGGTACGCATCTAGAGTATCTTCGAATTGAACCGGTTCACATCCGGGTATCTCAAGCGGTTTTCTTTGCACGGTGTGCTCTTCTTTAACATCTTTCTCCAAATTTGGATAATATATAGTAACCCCAAGAAAACGTGCGTTGGTAGTCATGAACACATACGTCAACATTTTGAACTCCGCTGCAAGGCACAAAGCATCTGTGCCGAACAAGTCAACGATCAGAGCCGTTGGCTTTTGTATCATCGCAGCGATATTGGATCGGAGGGCTGGAACGGCTTCACGCATCATGATTCCTATCTTGGTCACCACGTGGTCTGCAGGGTCCACTAAGCCAGAAATGTCCGGCGAAGGGATATTGACAATGTCCACCCCGGTCGAGTTTAAGTACTTGGACTGAGAGGAGGCTGCGTCGGTTTCGAGGACGAAGACAGTGACCTGGAAGCCATGGTGAGCTGAGAGACGTTTAGCGAGCTCAATACCCGGGATGATGTGGCCCATTCCAGGACTTGAAAGCAAGGCGGCGTGTGGTTTTGTGAATTTCATTGATACTTCTTATTTTTGTATTGTTTGGTTTGCACgtcttttttgttgttgattaTGGGTTTCTATGGTGCCTGCATTGGGTTCATTTATAGCCAGTATTATTACTACTGGTACAGAATATCATTAATAATTTGTGTACCCAgtctaaattttaaatcatataatatatgactaaATATGTAATAACTTATGATTAGTTTGAATTAGTTAAACAATTATTATTATAGGAGTTTCGACCGCCGGTTATGTTTGTGTGTGAggtgtatatttttgttttattactcTAACAAAGGCATTGAATGACGATTAGTAAATTATACTATCAAGTATGCTGAGATGCGGTTAAGATGCTTGAGCAAAATTTCAGAGATCGGTGTTTTCCAAGAAACGTCTAGGATTGTGTAGAATCAATCAACTATCCAAAATGTTTGAAGAAGTTGATacttttagtatttattttatcGGAAACATTTACAAAATTACGTATGCATGGAAATGTAATGCTTTATTGGAGCAAATAAACTTAACCGAGTTTTCAAAACGATTTATGTTTTCATCAATACCATTAAAAAAGTATCATTCATTTAATGAAAATTACGGTTTTCTCAAAAATACCCTTATTTTTAcaaagaattaataaaattcattaatatcatttaagtcttttggttttggACCTATAAATACACCTAAATAGATCTATAAAAatgggtatatatatatttaaaagatatactaactttaaatttaatataagtataaatatattatgaactataaataaattaacaaacatgaaaatatcattttcttaaatatttgtatcaatattcaaaataaatcatttgaatattatatatatgtattttcaatacaaaccaaatcatatatcctacaccatatatcatatacatatttgaatatcattttttcATGTATAATGTcataatattgattttttcatatatcctacaccatatatcatatacaaattgattttacataatattaatatgacaattacgagtgttcaaaaatattttaaaaattatattaaaatcaatttttaaatctaaaataaaaacacaaacttatagTAGATtattaataacgaaaataaactaatattatcatatcaataagttttgtttatattatcatttttttatttggataatatgataaaatttcatcaaattctaaggaatcactaatttatgtaatattaaaaaatatatgagtaatttaatcaatttttttttaaaaaaatactattagatattttgtattttatcgGATCAATGGTATCAGATTAAAggttaatagtgagtttttggtttttttaccggattatttttaattaacgaAATTTTCTTTAAATCTGAACCGGATTATATACAATGTATTGTGTCTATAGGTTCAACCATGAATTTAGGtcggatatgaaaacaaatct
This genomic stretch from Brassica napus cultivar Da-Ae chromosome C9, Da-Ae, whole genome shotgun sequence harbors:
- the LOC106356142 gene encoding uncharacterized protein LOC106356142, with product MADEDFQSRVERIFGALAFSHSTSSTTSTSSAPPLRSGEQEWKREQLASYDREEMPCASSFDEILRQQRISSTDRKEGEEGGDEDFGDEDDDWSIRASMGLDRTLDDEVALGKEDGGKGVSMEDAISRPCGVRIRDPRANHAAAKMRLKEDELEANK
- the LOC106357659 gene encoding UDP-glycosyltransferase 72E2-like, with protein sequence MKFTKPHAALLSSPGMGHIIPGIELAKRLSAHHGFQVTVFVLETDAASSQSKYLNSTGVDIVNIPSPDISGLVDPADHVVTKIGIMMREAVPALRSNIAAMIQKPTALIVDLFGTDALCLAAEFKMLTYVFMTTNARFLGVTIYYPNLEKDVKEEHTVQRKPLEIPGCEPVQFEDTLDAYLVPDEPLYQDFVRHCLAYPKADGILVNTWDEMEPKSLKSLQDPKLLGRFARVPVYPIGPLCRPVESSKTVHPILDWLNNQPDESVLYISFGSGGSLTAKLLTELAWGLEQSQQRFVWVVRPPVDGLSCGAYLSVNSGGTKDSTPEYLPEGFVTRTSDRGLVVPSWAPQAEVLAHRAVGGFLTHCGWNSTLESVVSGVPMIAWPLFADQFMNAVLLSDELGIAVRADSLKEATTRTEIEAILRKVMVEEEGEEMRRIVKKLRDNAEMSLSSDGGGSAHESLCRVTEECQRFLGRDRDLARGA